A single region of the Novosphingobium sp. SL115 genome encodes:
- a CDS encoding NAD-dependent epimerase/dehydratase family protein — MRVLVTGAAGFIGYSLITRLLARGDEVIGVDVVNNYYDPALKEARLARLVEQGGGRFTFLRTDFSDYAGLTAALEGKQFERIVHLGAQAGVRYSIENPHAYVQANLVGHLNLLEVARHRGAEHMVYASSSSVYGGNTKLPFSVDDRVDHPMSLYAATKKADELMSETYAHLYRLPLTGLRFFTVYGPWGRPDMMMWLFTKAILAGEPIQVFNHGDMYRDFTYIDDIVSGVMACLDNPPPDDGQPKAGGSEKPHRLYNIGNHKSEHLMKVIGILESELGRKAEMNLMPMQPGDVRQSFADIDAISGDLGYQPTTSIDVGVPNFVRWYKDYHGL; from the coding sequence ATGCGCGTCCTCGTTACCGGAGCCGCTGGCTTCATCGGCTACTCTCTCATCACTCGCCTGCTCGCTCGTGGCGACGAGGTGATCGGCGTCGATGTGGTCAACAATTACTACGACCCCGCGCTCAAGGAAGCGCGCCTTGCCCGCCTTGTCGAACAGGGCGGCGGCAGATTCACGTTCCTGCGCACCGACTTTTCCGATTACGCTGGCCTCACCGCCGCTTTGGAAGGCAAGCAGTTCGAACGCATCGTCCATCTGGGTGCGCAGGCAGGGGTGCGTTATTCCATCGAAAACCCGCACGCCTATGTGCAGGCAAACCTTGTCGGGCACCTGAACCTGCTCGAAGTCGCGCGCCATCGCGGGGCGGAACACATGGTCTATGCCTCGTCCTCATCGGTCTATGGCGGTAATACCAAACTGCCGTTCTCGGTCGATGATCGTGTCGATCATCCCATGTCGCTCTATGCCGCCACCAAGAAGGCGGACGAATTGATGAGCGAGACATACGCCCACCTCTATCGCCTGCCGTTAACCGGCCTGCGCTTCTTCACCGTCTATGGCCCGTGGGGCCGCCCTGACATGATGATGTGGCTGTTCACCAAGGCAATTCTGGCGGGCGAACCCATCCAGGTGTTCAACCACGGCGATATGTATCGCGATTTCACCTATATCGACGATATCGTTTCGGGCGTCATGGCCTGCCTCGACAATCCCCCGCCCGACGATGGCCAGCCCAAGGCTGGCGGCAGCGAAAAGCCCCACCGGCTCTACAACATCGGCAATCACAAATCCGAACATCTGATGAAAGTCATCGGCATTCTGGAAAGCGAACTGGGCCGCAAGGCAGAGATGAACCTCATGCCCATGCAGCCTGGCGACGTGCGCCAGTCCTTTGCCGACATCGACGCAATTTCAGGTGATTTGGGCTATCAGCCCACCACCAGCATCGATGTTGGCGTCCCCAACTTCGTGCGGTGGTACAAGGATTACCACGGGCTGTAA
- the wecB gene encoding non-hydrolyzing UDP-N-acetylglucosamine 2-epimerase, which translates to MAKTILVVFGTRPEAIKLFPVVHALRDDSRFRVVTCVSAQHRGMLDQVLEIAGIVPDHDLDLMRPDQTLDGLTAALLTELGKVMDAVKPDWVVVQGDTATAMAGALAAYYRKLPVAHVEAGLRSHNIYHPWPEEVNRKIIGTIARLHFAPTDVSAAALLAENVEADGVHVTGNTVIDALQWVTARIEADPALAHGLAEIEARFAGKRIIGVTSHRRENFGGGLENIAEAIRQIAARDDVALVFPVHPNPNVRKVMDDALAGLPNVAMIEPLDYPHFARLLSIAEIMLTDSGGVQEEAPALGKPVLVMRETTERPEGVTAGTAKLVGTDVERIVSEIFTLLDDKAAYSAMARAHNPFGDGNTSRRIVELLAQ; encoded by the coding sequence ATGGCAAAGACAATCCTAGTGGTGTTCGGAACCCGGCCTGAGGCGATCAAGCTGTTTCCGGTGGTGCATGCATTGCGCGATGATTCGCGCTTCCGTGTGGTGACCTGCGTTTCGGCGCAGCATCGCGGGATGCTGGATCAGGTGCTGGAGATTGCCGGAATCGTGCCCGACCACGATCTTGACCTGATGCGCCCGGATCAGACGCTGGATGGGCTGACCGCCGCGCTGCTGACCGAGCTTGGCAAGGTGATGGACGCGGTGAAGCCCGATTGGGTGGTGGTGCAGGGCGATACCGCCACTGCCATGGCGGGCGCGCTGGCCGCGTATTATCGCAAGCTGCCGGTGGCCCATGTCGAGGCGGGTCTGCGCAGCCACAATATCTATCACCCTTGGCCCGAAGAGGTGAACCGCAAGATCATTGGCACGATTGCAAGGCTGCACTTTGCGCCGACCGATGTTTCTGCCGCCGCACTGTTGGCGGAAAACGTCGAGGCTGACGGAGTGCATGTGACCGGCAATACGGTGATCGACGCGCTGCAATGGGTGACCGCGCGAATCGAGGCTGACCCTGCGCTGGCGCATGGATTGGCCGAGATCGAGGCGCGCTTTGCAGGCAAACGAATTATCGGCGTAACCAGCCACCGGCGCGAGAACTTTGGCGGCGGACTGGAGAACATTGCCGAAGCGATTCGCCAGATTGCCGCGCGCGATGATGTAGCGCTGGTATTCCCGGTTCACCCCAATCCCAATGTGCGCAAGGTGATGGACGATGCGCTAGCGGGCTTGCCCAACGTGGCGATGATTGAACCGCTGGATTATCCGCACTTTGCGCGTCTGCTGTCGATTGCCGAGATCATGCTGACCGATTCGGGCGGGGTGCAGGAAGAAGCGCCTGCGCTGGGCAAGCCGGTATTGGTTATGCGCGAAACGACCGAGCGGCCCGAAGGCGTAACCGCGGGCACAGCAAAGCTGGTTGGCACCGATGTGGAGCGCATCGTTTCCGAAATCTTCACCCTGCTGGACGATAAGGCTGCCTATTCAGCCATGGCGCGCGCCCACAACCCGTTTGGGGATGGGAATACTTCGCGCCGAATCGTGGAGTTGTTGGCGCAATGA
- a CDS encoding bifunctional [glutamine synthetase] adenylyltransferase/[glutamine synthetase]-adenylyl-L-tyrosine phosphorylase yields the protein MTDLPHAIARARAHAPFLSLALNRLPEIEALLAAGDVEQALARAKSAGEGIEDTAVALRRERLALALVIAVADLAGTFPLTRVVTELSDFADRSLDAAIAAAIRRRTPDVQPAGFSAIALGKHGAQELNYSSDIDPILLYDPETLPRRDRDDPAEAAQRVARALMEIMSNVTADGYVFRVDLRLRPASEVSPLALPFEAAITHYESSALAWERAAYIRARAASGDIASGQAFLETIRPFVWRRSLDFGAIAEIGRLTTRIRDHYSAGQALGPGYDLKRGRGGIREVEFFAQTHQLIHGGRNPALRLRGTRASLDALAETGIISAEDARVMGDSYDRLRTLEHRLQMVADQQTHSLPTDAQALDSVAQLDGLPNGAALIAELTEISDVVGRRFDTLIETYAPTGAVAVESTPLATELSALGFADADALAERVETWEGGQYRCLRTAEAREAFARMRPQLLRALAEAPDPDRALLRWEQLLAGLPSAINVFRLLDARPGLLAVVMRILAHAPTLADELARRSDLLDTLIDRSAFALPGTVAEIAAELSRGEAGDDYQRLLDTVRVRVGEMRFALGVQLIEGQSDPLEVAAALSRVAEASIDVLGRAAIDEFAASHGRIRGSDLSILGLGRLGGAALTHASDLDLVFLFSGDHAAESDGRRPLGATLYYNRLAQRVIAALSVPTAAGALYEVDTRLRPSGAQGPISVSLESFERYQREDAWTWEHMALCRARALFGTTADRAALSTIINHMLTIPRDCAKLKTDVLEMRGTMADHKPPKGPLDVKLARGGLVDIEFMVHFLQLRDHVARTPDLGEAVQLLEKANLLPPGSRAAHDLMARLLVVVRLVAPDGMYPPEASRGIVARACGLDNWQALLDAVLAARRQVALAWGQVFEIQLEISE from the coding sequence ATGACCGACCTGCCCCACGCTATCGCCCGCGCCCGCGCCCATGCGCCGTTTCTTTCGCTGGCACTGAACCGCCTGCCCGAAATCGAAGCATTGCTGGCGGCAGGCGACGTGGAACAGGCGTTGGCCCGCGCCAAATCCGCTGGCGAGGGCATTGAAGACACTGCCGTCGCGCTACGCCGGGAACGCCTCGCGCTCGCGCTTGTCATCGCCGTCGCAGACTTGGCAGGAACTTTCCCGCTCACCCGCGTCGTCACAGAACTCAGCGATTTTGCCGACCGTTCGCTGGACGCGGCCATCGCCGCCGCCATTCGCCGCCGCACGCCCGATGTGCAGCCCGCCGGCTTTTCCGCCATCGCCCTTGGCAAACACGGCGCGCAGGAACTGAACTACTCCTCGGATATCGATCCGATCCTGCTCTACGATCCCGAAACCCTGCCCCGCCGCGACCGTGATGATCCCGCCGAAGCCGCCCAGCGGGTCGCCCGTGCGCTGATGGAAATCATGTCGAACGTCACGGCGGACGGTTACGTTTTCCGGGTTGACCTGCGCCTGCGCCCCGCGTCCGAAGTGAGCCCGCTGGCCCTGCCATTTGAAGCCGCGATCACGCACTATGAATCCAGCGCGCTGGCGTGGGAGCGCGCCGCCTATATCCGCGCCCGCGCCGCATCGGGTGACATTGCCTCAGGGCAAGCCTTCCTTGAAACCATCCGCCCCTTCGTATGGCGCCGCAGCCTTGATTTCGGCGCGATTGCCGAAATTGGTCGCCTCACCACCCGCATCCGCGACCACTATTCTGCAGGGCAGGCGCTTGGCCCCGGTTATGATCTGAAGCGTGGGCGCGGCGGCATTCGTGAAGTCGAATTTTTTGCGCAGACGCATCAACTTATCCATGGCGGGCGCAATCCTGCGCTCCGCCTGCGCGGCACCCGTGCCAGCCTTGATGCACTGGCTGAAACGGGCATCATCAGCGCCGAGGACGCCCGCGTGATGGGTGACAGCTATGACCGCCTGCGCACGCTCGAACACCGCCTGCAAATGGTCGCCGATCAGCAAACCCATTCGCTGCCAACAGACGCACAAGCGCTTGATTCGGTCGCACAACTGGACGGTTTACCCAATGGCGCGGCGCTGATCGCGGAACTCACGGAAATTTCCGATGTCGTGGGCCGCCGCTTCGACACCCTGATCGAAACCTATGCCCCCACCGGCGCGGTCGCGGTGGAATCCACCCCGCTCGCCACCGAGCTATCCGCCCTTGGCTTTGCCGATGCCGATGCATTGGCCGAACGCGTGGAAACGTGGGAGGGCGGGCAATATCGCTGCCTGCGCACGGCAGAAGCGCGCGAAGCTTTTGCCCGGATGCGCCCGCAATTGCTGCGCGCCCTTGCCGAAGCGCCTGATCCTGACCGCGCGCTGCTGCGCTGGGAACAGCTGCTGGCCGGATTGCCCAGCGCCATCAACGTGTTCCGCCTGCTCGATGCCCGCCCTGGCCTGCTCGCCGTGGTCATGCGCATCCTTGCCCATGCGCCGACGCTGGCCGATGAACTGGCCCGCCGCTCGGACTTACTGGACACCTTGATTGACCGTTCGGCCTTCGCCCTGCCCGGCACCGTGGCCGAAATCGCAGCCGAACTTTCGCGCGGTGAAGCGGGTGATGATTACCAGCGCCTGCTCGATACCGTTCGCGTCCGTGTGGGCGAAATGCGCTTCGCACTGGGCGTGCAACTTATTGAAGGGCAAAGCGATCCTCTCGAAGTTGCCGCCGCATTGTCACGCGTGGCCGAAGCTTCGATCGACGTGCTGGGCCGCGCGGCGATTGACGAATTTGCCGCCAGCCATGGCCGCATTCGGGGCAGCGATCTGTCCATTCTCGGCCTTGGCCGCCTTGGCGGTGCGGCACTGACCCATGCGTCCGACCTTGACCTCGTGTTCCTGTTCAGCGGGGATCACGCCGCCGAATCCGATGGCCGCCGGCCGCTGGGGGCCACGCTTTACTACAATCGCCTTGCCCAACGGGTCATCGCCGCGCTGTCCGTGCCGACGGCGGCAGGTGCGCTCTATGAAGTCGACACCCGCCTGCGCCCTTCCGGAGCGCAGGGGCCGATCTCGGTCAGCCTCGAAAGTTTTGAACGATATCAACGCGAAGATGCGTGGACGTGGGAACACATGGCGTTGTGCCGCGCCCGCGCCCTGTTCGGCACAACGGCTGACCGCGCCGCGCTTTCCACCATCATCAACCATATGCTGACCATCCCGCGCGATTGCGCCAAGCTCAAGACCGATGTCCTTGAAATGCGCGGAACAATGGCGGACCACAAGCCGCCCAAGGGTCCGCTGGATGTCAAGCTGGCGCGGGGTGGGCTGGTGGACATCGAATTCATGGTCCACTTCCTGCAATTGCGCGATCACGTCGCCCGCACGCCCGACCTTGGCGAGGCGGTGCAACTGCTTGAAAAAGCAAATCTTCTCCCACCTGGCAGCCGCGCCGCGCATGACCTGATGGCCCGCCTCCTGGTCGTCGTTCGCCTTGTTGCCCCAGATGGCATGTATCCGCCTGAGGCGAGCCGGGGCATTGTGGCGCGGGCTTGTGGGCTGGACAACTGGCAGGCGCTGTTGGATGCGGTGCTGGCGGCGCGGCGGCAGGTGGCGCTGGCTTGGGGCCAAGTGTTTGAAATTCAACTGGAGATTTCGGAATGA
- the wecC gene encoding UDP-N-acetyl-D-mannosamine dehydrogenase gives MMGDVKPDVCVVGLGYIGLPTAAIIARAGCRVLGLDVSQRVVDTINRGEIHIEEVDLDGLVHGVVQRGLLRASTQIEPSDVFVIAVPTPFEKDGHHTPDISYVLAAATQVAAVLKAGDTVILESTSPVGTTDQMRDLMAGLRPDLKFPGKTRETPDVSIAYCPERVLPGRILEELTNNDRSIGGITPRCARKALAFYKRFVRGTCVTTDARSAEMTKLVENAYRDVNIAFANELSMVADSMGLDVWEVIRLANRHPRVNILQPGPGVGGHCIAVDPWFIVASAPEETPLIRTARNVNDGKMHHVVKKAAELVEAHPGQKVACLGLAFKANIDDFRESPARYVAASLARQFGDRINVVEPYAGELPREFEGTGAVQIDLDTALEECGVLIVLVDHDVFKVIPLAERSGKVVYDTRGIWPDQPGSEGVGAGLRLAS, from the coding sequence ATGATGGGTGATGTGAAGCCGGACGTCTGTGTTGTCGGGCTGGGGTATATCGGGCTTCCGACCGCTGCGATCATTGCCCGTGCGGGCTGCCGCGTGCTGGGTCTGGATGTTTCGCAGCGGGTGGTCGACACGATCAACCGGGGTGAAATCCACATCGAGGAAGTGGATCTGGACGGACTGGTGCACGGCGTGGTCCAGCGTGGATTGCTGCGCGCATCAACCCAGATCGAGCCTTCCGACGTCTTTGTGATCGCCGTGCCGACGCCGTTCGAAAAGGACGGCCACCACACGCCCGACATTTCTTATGTTCTGGCGGCGGCCACACAGGTAGCGGCGGTGCTGAAGGCGGGCGATACAGTGATTCTGGAATCCACCTCGCCCGTGGGCACGACCGACCAGATGCGTGACCTGATGGCAGGTCTGCGCCCCGACCTGAAGTTCCCCGGCAAGACGCGCGAAACGCCTGACGTTTCCATCGCCTATTGCCCGGAACGGGTGCTGCCGGGCCGCATTCTGGAAGAACTGACCAACAACGACCGTTCCATCGGAGGTATTACCCCGCGTTGTGCGCGCAAGGCGCTGGCATTCTACAAGCGCTTCGTGCGCGGAACCTGTGTGACCACCGATGCGCGGTCTGCGGAAATGACCAAGCTGGTTGAAAACGCCTATCGCGACGTCAACATCGCCTTTGCCAACGAGCTTTCGATGGTGGCCGACAGTATGGGGCTGGACGTGTGGGAAGTGATCCGCCTTGCCAACCGCCACCCGCGCGTGAACATCCTGCAACCGGGACCGGGCGTGGGCGGGCACTGCATTGCGGTGGACCCGTGGTTCATCGTGGCCAGCGCGCCCGAAGAAACCCCGCTGATCCGCACCGCGCGCAACGTGAACGACGGCAAGATGCACCATGTCGTGAAGAAGGCGGCCGAACTGGTCGAAGCCCATCCGGGACAAAAGGTTGCCTGCCTTGGTCTGGCGTTCAAAGCCAATATCGACGATTTCCGTGAAAGCCCGGCGCGCTATGTCGCGGCCAGCCTTGCCCGCCAGTTTGGCGACCGGATCAATGTGGTGGAGCCTTATGCGGGTGAACTGCCGCGTGAATTTGAAGGCACCGGCGCAGTGCAGATCGATCTCGACACGGCATTGGAAGAATGCGGTGTGCTGATCGTGCTGGTGGACCATGACGTGTTTAAGGTGATCCCGCTGGCGGAACGCAGCGGCAAAGTCGTTTATGATACCCGCGGCATCTGGCCGGACCAACCGGGCTCAGAAGGCGTTGGCGCGGGGCTGCGGCTGGCAAGCTGA
- a CDS encoding nucleotide sugar dehydrogenase, producing the protein MTVQFPPISTDFAGAPIKGLDPLVSANTRVTVLGLGYVGLPLAVALAKQFFVTGFDIDTQRIGELSEGHDRTREIESERLSKSSLGLTSDAAVCPPSDFYIVTVPTPIDAENRPDLRLVEAASRTVARMLPDAVAEGRAPVVIYESTVYPGVTEDICGPILEQVSGLKCGVDFFLGYSPERINPGDREHTIDRITKVVSGQTPEVLDRVADLYNAITSGGVFRAASIKAAEAAKVIENAQRDINIAFMNEITQIFSKMDLSVWDVLAASNTKWNFLPFTPGLVGGHCIGVDPYYLSARAEALGHDPQVILAGRGVNDGMAKWLAGELHAQRGHKPGSVLVLGLTFKENVPDLRNSKVADVIAELQSLGHSVKVHDPHADTAEALLEYGLELAGDAFEQTYDLVFLAVPHQYYIAAGADRIATLVAPGGTLADLKGVLGEKADWKL; encoded by the coding sequence GTGACTGTGCAATTTCCCCCGATCTCCACAGATTTTGCCGGCGCACCGATCAAAGGGCTGGACCCGCTGGTGTCGGCCAATACGCGCGTCACGGTGCTGGGCCTTGGTTATGTTGGCCTGCCGCTGGCCGTGGCACTGGCCAAGCAGTTCTTCGTCACCGGCTTCGATATCGATACCCAGCGCATCGGTGAACTGTCCGAAGGGCATGACCGCACGCGCGAAATCGAATCGGAACGGCTGTCCAAATCCAGCCTTGGCCTGACCAGCGATGCTGCCGTCTGCCCGCCCAGCGATTTCTACATCGTCACCGTGCCCACGCCCATCGATGCTGAAAACCGCCCCGATCTGCGCCTTGTCGAAGCCGCATCGCGCACCGTCGCGCGGATGCTGCCCGATGCCGTTGCCGAAGGCCGCGCGCCGGTGGTGATCTATGAAAGCACGGTCTATCCCGGCGTCACCGAAGACATCTGCGGCCCTATCCTGGAGCAGGTGTCGGGCCTGAAATGCGGGGTCGATTTCTTCCTTGGCTACAGCCCCGAACGCATCAACCCCGGTGATCGCGAACATACCATCGACCGCATCACCAAGGTCGTATCGGGCCAGACGCCTGAAGTGCTTGATCGCGTGGCCGACCTATATAACGCCATCACCAGCGGCGGCGTGTTCCGCGCCGCATCAATCAAAGCCGCCGAAGCCGCCAAGGTCATCGAAAACGCCCAGCGCGATATCAACATCGCCTTCATGAACGAGATCACACAGATCTTTTCCAAGATGGACCTCTCGGTCTGGGACGTGCTTGCCGCGTCCAACACCAAATGGAACTTCCTGCCCTTCACCCCCGGCCTTGTCGGCGGGCATTGCATCGGGGTCGATCCCTATTACCTCTCGGCCCGTGCCGAAGCACTGGGCCATGACCCGCAGGTGATCCTTGCCGGACGTGGCGTGAACGATGGCATGGCCAAATGGTTGGCGGGCGAACTTCACGCCCAGCGCGGGCACAAGCCCGGCTCGGTCCTTGTCCTTGGCCTGACGTTCAAGGAAAACGTGCCCGACCTGCGCAATTCCAAGGTAGCCGACGTGATCGCCGAACTGCAATCGCTGGGCCACAGCGTAAAGGTCCACGACCCCCACGCCGACACCGCCGAAGCCTTGCTGGAATATGGGCTGGAACTGGCGGGCGATGCCTTCGAACAGACCTACGACCTCGTGTTCCTGGCCGTGCCGCATCAGTATTATATCGCCGCCGGGGCCGACCGCATCGCCACATTGGTCGCACCGGGCGGCACGCTGGCCGACCTTAAAGGCGTGCTGGGCGAAAAGGCCGACTGGAAGCTTTGA
- a CDS encoding helix-turn-helix domain-containing protein — translation MAFDEPVLKSVGDLSEKQREVLDLILDRRTNKEIAQILGVSASAVEQRLQSVRRRLGVTSRADLARTYAVLLEACQVCAGEQLQVAIKGVPVHAIPNESGGFAAIGSEVIGGDRAENVDVGSNDRPYAGQSHAVRAVERYLVSRLVVRWIDKVAGLPGRIAAVTTIAAALAHIIATVSILKSDN, via the coding sequence TTGGCATTCGATGAACCTGTGCTGAAATCTGTTGGCGATCTCAGTGAAAAACAGCGCGAGGTGCTGGACCTGATTCTGGATCGCCGCACAAACAAGGAAATCGCGCAGATTCTGGGCGTTTCTGCCTCAGCGGTGGAGCAGCGCTTGCAGTCGGTCCGTCGACGGTTGGGGGTAACCAGTCGGGCTGATCTGGCCCGCACCTATGCAGTGCTGCTTGAGGCCTGTCAGGTTTGCGCAGGTGAGCAATTGCAGGTGGCCATTAAAGGCGTGCCAGTTCACGCAATTCCTAACGAAAGTGGAGGATTTGCTGCGATCGGCTCCGAAGTGATCGGTGGTGACCGCGCGGAAAATGTGGATGTCGGTTCGAATGATCGTCCTTATGCAGGGCAGTCTCATGCTGTGCGGGCTGTGGAGCGCTATTTGGTTAGCCGCCTCGTTGTTCGTTGGATCGATAAGGTTGCCGGACTGCCAGGGCGTATTGCTGCCGTTACCACAATAGCGGCTGCACTCGCGCATATAATAGCCACTGTTTCTATACTAAAATCTGATAACTAA
- a CDS encoding YkgJ family cysteine cluster protein produces MNVCFDCTQCGRCCHDLRLTLSVAEARVWAARGHQVDLLVEAWAWPEDMVTGDAATQWRRDTTFAVQIGDVPFRVNLRLVASHVGACPHLLADMRCGNYEARPRICRIYPLESRPFEAMVPERRKCPPEAWDAALPVLERDGVIADDQAAAVVVAHRAAMVADAPLKASLVKVMGLSETAMAGEGLAVYNVAPAVLVEALDVAVRGAPEKAPPWSIVTNREATRAMLAELECPALLVAAGRRYLASFADEGGV; encoded by the coding sequence ATGAATGTCTGTTTCGATTGCACGCAATGCGGGCGGTGTTGCCACGATTTGCGGCTGACGCTTTCGGTGGCCGAAGCGCGTGTATGGGCAGCGCGGGGCCACCAGGTCGATCTGCTGGTTGAGGCGTGGGCCTGGCCTGAGGATATGGTGACAGGTGACGCTGCAACGCAGTGGCGGCGCGATACCACCTTTGCCGTTCAGATCGGCGATGTGCCGTTTCGGGTGAACCTGCGGCTGGTGGCGAGCCATGTTGGGGCCTGTCCGCATCTGTTGGCGGATATGCGCTGCGGCAATTATGAAGCGCGGCCCCGGATTTGCAGGATCTATCCGCTGGAAAGCCGCCCGTTTGAAGCGATGGTGCCGGAGCGGCGGAAATGCCCGCCAGAGGCGTGGGATGCCGCGCTTCCGGTGCTGGAACGCGATGGTGTGATTGCGGACGATCAGGCAGCCGCGGTTGTCGTAGCGCATAGGGCCGCGATGGTGGCGGATGCTCCACTGAAGGCGAGTTTGGTTAAGGTGATGGGCCTGTCTGAAACTGCCATGGCGGGCGAAGGGCTGGCCGTTTACAATGTCGCCCCTGCGGTTCTGGTCGAGGCGCTGGACGTGGCTGTGCGTGGCGCGCCTGAAAAGGCGCCGCCCTGGTCGATTGTCACCAATCGTGAGGCGACGCGGGCTATGCTGGCCGAACTGGAATGTCCGGCGCTTCTGGTTGCAGCGGGGCGGCGGTATCTGGCTTCATTTGCGGATGAGGGCGGCGTTTAA
- a CDS encoding agmatine deiminase family protein: MTSHFMMPPEWHPQDWLWIGFPHLAEEWSGVIGQAQEQIAAFASAVADSGQEVRLVVRDAANEMRAKTLVSAAVKLERRTYGDVWLRDTGPLTVLNDAGERKARLFGFNGWGEKYLMPGDQEIGADLAASSGLLADGKVDWILEGGALDGDGTGLVATTEQCLLNPNRNPHLSRADLEMRLQRDLGYDRVLWLGDGLINDHTDGHVDNLARFVGPNRLALPRATGPDDPNASIYADAKARALDAGVNVVEVPSPGRIEWGDMIQPASYMNFVITSNLVVVPVFGSPHDDDGVAAIAELFPERATIGLMGDAVLAGGGGFHCASQQMPSRA; this comes from the coding sequence ATGACTTCGCACTTTATGATGCCACCCGAATGGCACCCGCAGGACTGGCTGTGGATCGGCTTTCCGCATCTGGCGGAGGAATGGTCGGGCGTGATCGGGCAGGCGCAAGAACAGATCGCCGCCTTTGCCAGCGCGGTGGCGGACAGCGGGCAGGAAGTGCGGCTGGTGGTGCGCGATGCGGCGAACGAGATGCGGGCAAAGACGCTGGTTTCGGCGGCGGTGAAGCTGGAGCGGCGGACATATGGCGACGTGTGGTTACGCGATACCGGGCCGCTGACGGTGCTGAACGATGCGGGTGAACGCAAGGCGCGACTGTTCGGGTTTAACGGCTGGGGTGAGAAATACCTGATGCCCGGCGATCAGGAAATCGGGGCCGATCTGGCGGCGTCTTCCGGGCTACTGGCCGATGGTAAGGTGGACTGGATTCTGGAAGGCGGGGCGCTGGATGGCGATGGCACCGGTCTTGTTGCGACTACAGAACAGTGCCTGCTGAACCCCAACCGCAATCCGCACCTGTCGCGCGCCGATCTGGAAATGCGTCTGCAGCGCGATCTGGGATACGACCGTGTGCTGTGGCTGGGCGATGGTCTTATCAACGATCACACCGACGGGCATGTCGATAATCTGGCGCGGTTCGTCGGGCCGAACCGGCTGGCCTTGCCGCGTGCGACCGGGCCGGATGATCCCAATGCAAGCATCTATGCAGATGCCAAGGCGCGCGCGCTGGATGCGGGTGTTAACGTGGTGGAAGTGCCGTCGCCGGGGCGGATCGAATGGGGCGATATGATCCAGCCAGCCAGCTATATGAACTTTGTCATCACCAGTAATCTGGTTGTGGTGCCGGTGTTTGGATCACCACACGATGATGATGGCGTGGCGGCGATTGCCGAGCTGTTCCCCGAGCGCGCGACGATTGGCCTGATGGGCGATGCGGTGCTGGCGGGCGGCGGCGGGTTCCACTGTGCCAGCCAGCAGATGCCAAGTCGGGCTTGA